A stretch of Henckelia pumila isolate YLH828 chromosome 4, ASM3356847v2, whole genome shotgun sequence DNA encodes these proteins:
- the LOC140864143 gene encoding ultraviolet-B receptor UVR8 produces the protein MSEEGKLLGSSSCGSEAVSGPIRRVLLISAGATHSVALLSGNVVCSWGRGEDGQLGLGDAEDRFSPTQVSALDGQEIVSVTCGADHTTAYSDSLLQVFSWGWGDFGRLGHGDSSDLFSPQPIKALHGLKIKQIACGDSHCLAVTMEGEVRSWGRNQNGQLGLGTTEDSLLPKRIEAFEGIPVKMVAAGAEHTAAVTEDGELYGWGWGRYGNLGLGDRDDRLVPGKVSSVEGEKMVLVACGWRHTISVSSSGGLYTYGWSKYGQLGHGDFEDHLVPHKLESLSGSCISQISGGWRHTMAVTTDGKLYGWGWNKFGQVGVGDNVDHCSPAQVKFPLDQKVVNISCGWRHTLAVTEGQNVFSWGRGTNGQLGHGESVDRNLPKIIEALSVDGTSGKHIEASKPDVSSEKTWISPTERYAVVPNENVGGNGNDVNVPEKDVKRIRT, from the exons ATGTCGGAAGAAGGGAAATTGTTGGGCAGCAGCAGCTGCGGGAGTGAGGCTGTTTCCGGGCCTATTCGCCGCGTTCTTCTCATCTCCGCCGGCGCCACTCACTCTGTTGCTCTCCTCT CCGGTAACGTTGTTTGCTCGTGGGGAAGGGGAGAAGATGGGCAGTTAGGACTTGGAGATGCTGAAGATCGGTTTTCTCCGACTCAAGTGAGTGCATTGGATGGGCAGGAAATAGTGTCTGTTACTTGTGGAGCTGACCACACAACTGCTTACTCTGATTCACTTTTGCAAGTGTTCAGCTGGGGATG GGGTGATTTCGGGAGGTTAGGCCACGGAGATTCGAGTGACTTGTTTTCTCCTCAACCAATCAAAGCATTACATGGTTTGAAGATAAAGCAAATTGCTTGTGGAGATAGCCATTGTTTGGCAGTGACGATGGAAGGCGAGGTCCGGAG TTGGGGACGGAATCAAAACGGCCAACTAGGTCTTGGGACGACAGAGGACTCCCTTTTGCCCAAAAGGATCGAAGCTTTCGAG GGAATACCAGTAAAAATGGTTGCTGCTGGAGCAGAACACACGGCTGCTGTAACAGAAGACGGCGAGCTCTATGGCTGGGGCTGGGGTCGATATGGTAATTTAGGTTTAGGTGATAGAGATGACCGTTTAGTACCAGGGAAAGTTTCAAGCGTTGAG GGAGAAAAGATGGTTCTGGTGGCGTGTGGATGGCGACACACAATATCTGTCTCATCATCGGGTGGATTGTATACTTACGGATGGAGCAAATACGGCCAACTAGGACATGGGGACTTTGAAGATCACCTTGTCCCTCATAAGCTGGAGTCCTTGAGTGGGAGCTGTATTTCTCAA ATTTCAGGGGGCTGGAGACATACAATGGCGGTGACGACAGATGGAAAACTATATGGTTGGGGCTGGAATAAG TTCGGTCAAGTCGGAGTTGGCGACAATGTAGATCACTGCTCGCCTGCACAAGTCAAATTTCCGCTTGATCAG AAAGTAGTAAATATCTCGTGTGGTTGGAGGCATACACTTGCTGTTACCGAAGGCCAAAACGTGTTCTCCTGGGGAAGGGGAACAAACGGTCAGCTCGGCCACGGTGAATCTGTCGACAG GAACCTCCCAAAGATTATAGAGGCATTAAGCGTGGACGGAACAAGTGGGAAGCACATAGAAGCCTCAAAACCCGACGTATCATCAG AAAAAACTTGGATCTCCCCTACTGAGAGATATGCAGTTGTCCCCAATGAGAAT GTTGGAGGCAACGGAAACGACGTAAATGTCCCCGAAAAGGACGTGAAAAGAATTAGGACATGA
- the LOC140860818 gene encoding sugar transport protein 8-like produces the protein MQVVICSIIAACGGLMFGYDIGISGGVTSMDSFLLKFFPKVYEKKHSAKEDNYCKYDNQMLQLFTSSLYIAAVVCSFIASLCCKKFGRKRTMQLAAAFFLVGVILNAAAVNLLMLIIGRVCLGAGVGFGNQAVPLFISEIAPAKYRGGLNICFQMLITLGILIANVVNYGASKIETYGWRISLGVAAFPAILLGLGSLAIVETPTSLIERGKTEDGLRVLKKIRGVEDVEAEYNAIIGATEAAKKAGNPFKNLMKRSSIPPLFCGTILQVFQQFTGINVIMFYAPVLFQTMGLGSNASLLSAMVTGFVNSLSTLVAIFGVDRFGRRFLLKEAAVQMLISQVVTGAILYSQLGSTNAISKPFSAVVIVFICVFVMGFAWSWGPLGWLIPSEIFPLETRTAGFFFAVSTNMICTFIIAQAFLTMLCHMRSGIFFFFAAWIFVMGCFAKFFLPETKGIPIDEMNDRVWNKHWFWRSFFTADSVTPELEQV, from the exons ATGCAAGTCGTAATTTGTTCCATCATAGCAGCCTGCGGAGGTCTCATGTTTGGCTATGATATCGGCATATCAG GAGGAGTAACGTCCATGGATAGTTTCTTGCTGAAATTCTTCCCCAAGGTTTACGAAAAGAAGCACAGCGCAAAGGAAGATAACTACTGCAAATATGACAATCAGATGCTCCAACTCTTCACATCGTCGCTCTACATAGCAGCGGTGGTTTGCAGCTTCATCGCGTCCCTTTGCTGCAAAAAGTTCGGCCGGAAGCGCACCATGCAGTTGGCCGCCGCCTTCTTTTTGGTCGGAGTCATCCTCAATGCCGCCGCCGTCAATCTCCTTATGCTCATCATCGGCCGCGTTTGTCTAGGTGCCGGAGTTGGCTTTGGAAATCAGGCCGTGCCACTGTTTATATCAGAAATTGCACCAGCAAAATACAGAGGAGGCCTAAACATATGCTTCCAAATGCTAATCACATTAGGCATTTTGATAGCAAATGTAGTAAACTATGGGGCATCCAAAATTGAGACTTATGGGTGGAGGATATCACTGGGTGTAGCTGCATTCCCGGCCATTCTCCTGGGCTTAGGATCTCTTGCCATCGTCGAGACGCCGACTAGCCTGATCGAGCGTGGCAAAACAGAGGATGGTCTAAGGGTACTCAAGAAGATCCGAGGCGTGGAAGACGTTGAAGCAGAGTATAACGCAATCATTGGTGCCACAGAGGCTGCGAAAAAGGCGGGGAACCCATTTAAAAACTTGATGAAAAGATCCAGTATTCCTCCACTTTTCTGTGGAACCATACTGCAAGTGTTCCAGCAATTTACGGGGATCAATGTGATAATGTTTTATGCACCCGTGTTGTTTCAAACAATGGGGCTGGGGTCAAATGCTTCGTTGCTGTCAGCTATGGTTACTGGTTTTGTCAATTCTTTGTCCACTTTGGTTGCAATATTTGGTGTCGATCGGTTCGGAAGAAGGTTTCTACTCAAAGAGGCTGCAGTCCAAATGCTTATTTCTCAGGTTGTGACGGGAGCGATTCTTTACAGCCAATTGGGCTCAACAAATGCCATATCCAAACCATTCTCGGCCGTAGTGATTGTGTTCATCTGTGTATTTGTGATGGGTTTCGCCTGGTCATGGGGTCCCCTCGGCTGGTTGATCCCGAGTGAGATATTCCCACTGGAGACACGCACTGCCGGCTTCTTCTTCGCGGTCAGCACCAACATGATCTGCACCTTCATAATTGCTCAAGCTTTCTTGACCATGCTTTGCCATATGAGGTCGggtatcttcttcttcttcgctGCCTGGATCTTCGTCATGGGATGTTTTGCCAAATTCTTCTTGCCCGAAACCAAAGGAATCCCCATTGATGAGATGAATGACAGAGTTTGGAACAAACATTGGTTCTGGCGTAGCTTCTTCACCGCGGATAGTGTTACCCCAGAATTAGAACAagtttga